Proteins from a genomic interval of Clostridium scatologenes:
- a CDS encoding lysophospholipid acyltransferase family protein: MIKLFWYSYFGIYLLIKSIVTKIDLLFLTKKSQEAIDECVYKRSKEISDHLLKKSKTISIVKGKGNIPQGPCVFVSNHQAIFDCFLIYSNVCRLSGFIAKKEIEKYPLVSNWLNVMHSVYIDRKNVREGMKAINKGIENLKSGYSIIIFPEGTRSLESKMGEFKKGSMKLAIKANVPIVPITVDGTYKVLEVGNKVRGNEVKIMIHEPVYVDKLSEEEKKNLSNILHDIVENGLKDLRV, encoded by the coding sequence ATGATAAAATTATTTTGGTATAGTTATTTTGGAATTTATCTTTTAATTAAGAGTATTGTAACTAAGATAGATTTGCTATTTTTAACAAAAAAATCACAAGAAGCAATTGATGAATGTGTATATAAAAGATCAAAGGAAATATCTGATCACCTTTTAAAGAAGTCTAAAACTATTAGTATTGTTAAGGGAAAAGGAAATATTCCGCAAGGACCTTGTGTTTTTGTATCTAATCATCAAGCAATTTTTGACTGTTTTCTTATATATTCAAATGTATGTAGGTTATCAGGATTTATTGCTAAAAAGGAAATAGAAAAGTATCCTTTAGTTAGTAACTGGTTAAATGTAATGCACTCTGTATATATTGATAGAAAAAATGTTAGAGAAGGAATGAAAGCTATCAATAAAGGAATAGAAAATTTAAAAAGTGGATATTCAATAATTATTTTTCCAGAGGGTACAAGAAGTCTAGAATCAAAAATGGGTGAATTTAAAAAGGGAAGTATGAAACTGGCCATTAAAGCCAATGTACCTATTGTACCAATTACTGTAGATGGTACTTATAAAGTTTTGGAAGTTGGAAATAAGGTAAGAGGAAATGAAGTTAAAATAATGATTCATGAACCTGTATATGTAGATAAGCTATCAGAAGAAGAAAAGAAGAACTTATCAAATATATTACATGATATTGTTGAAAATGGCCTTAAGGATTTAAGAGTTTAA